The Neomonachus schauinslandi chromosome 4, ASM220157v2, whole genome shotgun sequence genome includes a region encoding these proteins:
- the LOC110579043 gene encoding cytochrome b-c1 complex subunit 7-like — translation MASRPAVAASSRWLEGIRKWCYNVAGFNKLGLMRADTIYENDDVKEAIRRLPESLYNDRMFLIKRALDLTMRHQILPKEQWTKYEEDKFYLEPYLKEVIRERKEREEWAKK, via the coding sequence ATGGCGAGCAGGCCTGCAGTTGCAGCATCAAGCCGGTGGCTGGAGGGTATTCGAAAATGGTGCTACAATGTTGCAGGGTTCAATAAACTGGGGTTAATGAGAGCTGATACAATATATGAGAATGATGATGTGAAAGAGGCCATAAGAAGGCTTCCTGAGAGCCTTTATAACGACAGGATGTTTCTCATTAAGAGAGCACTGGACCTGACCATGAGGCATCAGATCTTGCCTAAAGAGCAGTGGACAAAATATGAGGAGGATAAATTCTACCTTGAACCATATCTGAAAGAAGTTATtcgggaaagaaaagaaagagaagaatgggCAAAGAAATAA